The DNA segment GTATGCCATCTCTTCCACGATTGCTTCTCCTGGGCCCCGGGCCGGTCGTGAACGGGAACGGCTTCAATGATGGTATGTTGACGCTCTTCCGGCAAGTCGCACTGCAGGCGTTGCCCTCGGCGTCCGGACGTGTTATGCATGAGGGTCGGTGACGGCCGCGCCGCTTCCCCGTCTCTACGCGAAAGGACAACCGAGATGCCAAGGTTCGCCATTGCAATGCTCGCCTCGATCCTGCTCACGGCCGGTGTTGCGTCGGCGGCCGACACATACGTCCGCCTGTCCACCGACGCGGGCGAGATCCTCCTGGAGATGAGCCCCGAGCTCGCCCCGAGGCATGTCGAGAACTACATCCATCTGTGCCGTTCCGGCTTCTACGATGGCACGGCCTTCCACCGCGTTATTCCGGGCTTCATGATCCAGAGCGGCGACCCCAACACGAAGGACGAGGACCGCGGCAACGACGGGCAGGGAGGTCCGGACTGGGTGGACGTGCTGAGCTCCGAGGAGATGGCGATGGTGGCGGAGGTCAACGACATGCTGTCGAACAAGGGCTACGTGGGATTCGTGGACAAACCCATGATCAAGGCGGAGTTCAATGCCGGCCACCACCGGCGCGGCACGCTCTCGATGGCGCGGTCGCAGAGTCCGGACTCGGGCGGCAGCCAGTTCTTCATCTGCGTGGCCGAAGCGCTCCACCTGGATGGCAAGTACACCGTGTTCGGACGCGTCGTGCTGGGCCTGGATACCGTGGACGAGATCGTGTCGGTCGAGCGGGACCGGCACGACAACCCCCTGCAGCCCCTGCGCATCAAGCGGGCGGAGGTGCTGACGGGGCTCGATGAACTGACGGACAGCGAACGCGCTGCGGTCGCCGAGACGACCGCCGCGCCGGCAGTGATAGAGTAGGCGGGAAGCCTTGGCGTCTGACGCGATCACCATCAAGGGCGCTCGGGTTCACAATCTCAAGAACCTCGACATCGAACTGCCCCGCCACAAGCTGGTCGTGATCACCGGTCCGAGCGGCTCGGGCAAGTCGTCGCTGGCCTTCGACACCCTCTACGCCGAGGGGCAGCGTCGCTACATCGAGAGCCTGTCGAGTTTCGCGCACCAGTTCCTGGACCAGCTGCCCAAACCCGATCTGGACCGCATCGAGGGCCTGTCGCCCGCCCTGGCGATAGACCAGAGGGGGCTGGGC comes from the bacterium genome and includes:
- a CDS encoding peptidylprolyl isomerase, whose translation is MLASILLTAGVASAADTYVRLSTDAGEILLEMSPELAPRHVENYIHLCRSGFYDGTAFHRVIPGFMIQSGDPNTKDEDRGNDGQGGPDWVDVLSSEEMAMVAEVNDMLSNKGYVGFVDKPMIKAEFNAGHHRRGTLSMARSQSPDSGGSQFFICVAEALHLDGKYTVFGRVVLGLDTVDEIVSVERDRHDNPLQPLRIKRAEVLTGLDELTDSERAAVAETTAAPAVIE